TAGGAGTAGGTATACTGCACTATATCGTTATTCAGAAGAAAGAATTAGAATCGGATAAATACTAAGAAAAGGAATAAAGATGGCAAGACAGGCTATAGTAGTGGGTTTGGGAAGATTTGGAATAAGTTTAGCACAAGAATTAGACACACTCGGATTTGATGTTTTAGCACTTGATAGTAGCGATCATGTAATTGAAAACTTACAAGGTCAGTTAACATACATGATTAAGGGCGATTCAACAAGTGAGGCTGTATTACGTGATTTAGGTATAGCAAATTATGATTTGGGGATAGTGGCTATTGGGACTGATATTCAGGCTAATATAATGACTACAATTCTACTTAAAACGCTAGGTGTTAAACAAGTTATTGCCAGATCAAATAATACTCTTCATTCTCAGACTCTTGAAAGAGTTGGCGCCGATAAGGTAGTTAATCCTGAACATGATGCAGGTGTTCGAATGGCACATACATTATTTAATCCTGACGTACAAGATTATTTATCTGTAGCATCAAAGTTCGGTATAAGTAGAGTTAAACCTCCTATCAATGTGGTAGGAAAAACTATAGAAGAATCAGGATTAGGTGGAACTAGAGACAAATATGGCGTTTCAGTGTTAGCTATTCGTAGAGGAAAAGATCCGATAATTTTCCCCGCAAAAGATGAATCAATACGAGAAAATGATGTTTTATTTATTGCAGGAAGAGATGATCTTTTAGATCGAATGAGATCTGAAGACATTAATAATTAGTTATCAATTAGAGGATGTATGGGTAAATATACTATAGTTGTACCGGTAATCGGGGATGTGACAGATGAGCATGCTATTAATTTAGCTAAACTTATGGCTCAACAAAACAAAGGACAAGTTTTTGTTTTTCATGTTATTGAAGTTGGGCGACAATTACCTTTAGATGCGGATTTGGCGCCAGATTTCAACATAGGCGATGGTATTTTAACTGGCGTAGAATCACAAGCAAAAAAAATCAATCTTAGGGTTGAGGCAGAGTTATTGCAAGCAAGAGAAGCTGGATTGGCTATTATACAAGAAGCTGTTGATCGAGATGCCAGTTTAATTATTATGTCTTCAGAGTATAAAAGAGCACACGGTTCTTTTACATTAGGTTATACTATCCCATACGTTTTAGAAAATGCACATTGTCCGGTGCTATTATATAGAAATGAAAAATAACTACAAAGGTTCGTTATGAATATTGTTATCATGGGCTGTAATCTGATTGCTGTTAATGTTGCAGAAAAGATGTCGCAAAAAGGGAATCATGTATCAATAATTGATGTTGATGCAGATAATTTTTTAATAATTGATGAAACTGAAAATATTAAAACTATTATTGGAGATGGCACAGTTTCCAGCGATTTGGAAAGTGTTGGGATAGAAGGTAGCGATATATTCTTAGCTTTAGAACCGAATGATAATCGGAATATATTAGCTGCACAAAAAGTTAAGTCTTTGTACAACATTGACACTATATTGTGTTTGGTTTCAGATCCCAAAAAAGATGGAATATTTCGAAAGTTAGGTTTAAACGTTATTAGTACTACAAGCCTGATATCTGATATTGTGTTAGATTCTATAAGATAAATAAAAAGGGAAAATATGTACGCCTTAATATTAGGATGTGGAACGATTGGATATAATTTAGCTTCAGAACTTCTAGCAAGTGGAAATGAGGTTTTGGTCTTTGAACCTGATGCAGTACGTTATTCATCAGTTGTTAATTCTTTTGGCAGTATAGCTTTGCAAGCAGACGGTACAAACCCAAACAGTTTGGAAAAAGCTGGAGTCAGAAGAGCAGATTTATTAATAGCTGTAACTGGTGACGATTCTTCAAATTTGATTGGATGCCAAGTTGCAAAATTATCATTTAATATTCCAAAAACCATAGCTTTGGTAAATAATCCAGAGAATGAAATTTTATTTAAAGAACTAGGTGTTGATGTAATAATTAATCACACCGATGTAATATTACAAGATTTAGAAGATAGTATTCCAGAACAACATAAACCCTCATTTTTTGAAATGCCTTTGTCAGAAAATTCTCAAAAAAAAATCTTTCGTGTACATGTTGAACTGGAAAGCAATGTTATTGGTATTAAAATTAATGACATTCAATTACCAGAAGATACGTCTATTTTAATGATTATTGATGGGCGAGGAAATTCGAAGAATATTGATTCAAATACAACTATTGATATTGGCGATGAATTGATATTTATCGGAGATGAAGATTCTATAAGAGTCTTAAATAATTGGCTTACAATGTAGGAGATTATATGACACGTACAATAGCATATTTAGGACCAGCGGGAACTTTTACGGAATTAGCTGCTCAATTGTATGATTCAGAAGCCAATTTGGTACCACAACCAAGCTTTCGTGCAGTATACGATTCGGTTGGAATAGATAGTGATCTAGCTGTATTACCTATCGAAAATAGTTTAAATGGATCAGTTGTAGATACTCTAGACTTATTAATTCATGATCCTTCATTGATTATTTGTGATGAAGTAATAATTAAAATAGAACACCATTTTATTCTTGACCCAAATACTGATGTAAATAACATAGAAAATATTTATTCACACCCACAAGCACTAGCACAATGTAAGCTATTTATTGAATCTCATTTCCCAAATGCAAATCTAGTAGCTTCGCTAAGTACTGCTTCTGCAGTTGAACAAATAAAAGGTGATTCTTCAGGTGCAGCAATTGGAAATCGAGGTTCAGCTGAACTTTATGGAATGAAAATTATACATCAAAGTATTCAGGATAACTCTTCAAATGTGACTAGATTCGTAGTTTTAGGTAAAGATTATACAGATTCAAGTGGGTCGGATAAAACTTCATTGTGTTTTACATATGACGTTGATAAGCCTGGGCAGCTATATGATACGTTAGGTATCTTTGCTTCCAATAATATCAATTTGATTAAAATAGAATCTCGACCTTCTAGAGAAGGTTTAGGCCAATATATATTTTTAATTGACTTTGATGGACATCAAAATGATGAGAATATTAAACATGTGATGAAAAAGTTAAGAAACCAAACAAGTCAGATACGAGTGTTTGGTTCGTATCCTAGATTTAATGAGGTCTAATTATTATGGTTAAAGCGAATTATATAAGTTGTGAAGACTTATCAAATTTAATTACTAACAGTATTGATTTTTGTTTACTTGATGTACGTTCTAAAGCAGAATTTAATGAGAAACATATCTTAGGTTCAAGCTCTATTCCTAGGTCAGATCTTGAATTTCAACTACCACGTTTAATTCCGTATAAACAAACGAAAATTATATTAAATGACAGTGATTCCAAAAGATCTTTTTATTCTGTATCGCAACTTTTTCATATGGGATATTCAAATGTATTGGTATTAGAAGGTGGCTTAAATAAATGGATAGCTGATGGATATTCATATACTGAGGGTATGAATGTTCCTAGCAAAGCCTTTGGTGAGCAAGTTTTACATACTGACGATCCTCCCGAAATAACACCGGAAGAACTTTTTGAAAAGATCCAAAATGGTGAA
The sequence above is drawn from the SAR202 cluster bacterium genome and encodes:
- the pheA gene encoding prephenate dehydratase, coding for MTRTIAYLGPAGTFTELAAQLYDSEANLVPQPSFRAVYDSVGIDSDLAVLPIENSLNGSVVDTLDLLIHDPSLIICDEVIIKIEHHFILDPNTDVNNIENIYSHPQALAQCKLFIESHFPNANLVASLSTASAVEQIKGDSSGAAIGNRGSAELYGMKIIHQSIQDNSSNVTRFVVLGKDYTDSSGSDKTSLCFTYDVDKPGQLYDTLGIFASNNINLIKIESRPSREGLGQYIFLIDFDGHQNDENIKHVMKKLRNQTSQIRVFGSYPRFNEV
- a CDS encoding TrkA family potassium uptake protein; this translates as MARQAIVVGLGRFGISLAQELDTLGFDVLALDSSDHVIENLQGQLTYMIKGDSTSEAVLRDLGIANYDLGIVAIGTDIQANIMTTILLKTLGVKQVIARSNNTLHSQTLERVGADKVVNPEHDAGVRMAHTLFNPDVQDYLSVASKFGISRVKPPINVVGKTIEESGLGGTRDKYGVSVLAIRRGKDPIIFPAKDESIRENDVLFIAGRDDLLDRMRSEDINN
- a CDS encoding TrkA family potassium uptake protein encodes the protein MYALILGCGTIGYNLASELLASGNEVLVFEPDAVRYSSVVNSFGSIALQADGTNPNSLEKAGVRRADLLIAVTGDDSSNLIGCQVAKLSFNIPKTIALVNNPENEILFKELGVDVIINHTDVILQDLEDSIPEQHKPSFFEMPLSENSQKKIFRVHVELESNVIGIKINDIQLPEDTSILMIIDGRGNSKNIDSNTTIDIGDELIFIGDEDSIRVLNNWLTM
- a CDS encoding universal stress protein codes for the protein MGKYTIVVPVIGDVTDEHAINLAKLMAQQNKGQVFVFHVIEVGRQLPLDADLAPDFNIGDGILTGVESQAKKINLRVEAELLQAREAGLAIIQEAVDRDASLIIMSSEYKRAHGSFTLGYTIPYVLENAHCPVLLYRNEK
- a CDS encoding TrkA family potassium uptake protein — translated: MNIVIMGCNLIAVNVAEKMSQKGNHVSIIDVDADNFLIIDETENIKTIIGDGTVSSDLESVGIEGSDIFLALEPNDNRNILAAQKVKSLYNIDTILCLVSDPKKDGIFRKLGLNVISTTSLISDIVLDSIR